Proteins from one Leptonema illini DSM 21528 genomic window:
- a CDS encoding NAD-dependent epimerase/dehydratase family protein, whose protein sequence is MKYDKITLVTGAGGFIGSHIVSLLADSGITVRATDMRAPARLPDGVQFMKADLRNRDDVTPLLEGVDRIFHVAGICNLSTPYEKLRPVNVHAVDVITELAMKRQVRRFVHMSSSSVYGLYNGTAFSEEAPCRPADSYGQSKFDGESIVRRRMAEGLQAVILRPCTVYGPGCNDGAGKVFSRPSDIPGIPGNGKQKLANVRVEDVSNAAIFLSQRDDAAGHIFNVSDDSSPTLEEALRLSAQVFRSRIKPIHVPLALLKIVARVEGVIAALRGKIPDLELEAVKYLYSDYIMDNSKLKKHGYKLLFPAFDTSMQELGERLK, encoded by the coding sequence GTGCGCGCCACCGACATGAGGGCGCCGGCCCGACTGCCCGACGGCGTTCAGTTCATGAAGGCCGATCTGCGCAACCGCGACGACGTGACGCCGCTTCTTGAAGGGGTCGACCGCATCTTTCATGTTGCCGGCATCTGCAATCTGAGCACGCCTTATGAGAAGCTCAGACCTGTAAACGTTCATGCCGTCGATGTCATCACCGAGCTCGCCATGAAAAGGCAGGTGCGGCGTTTTGTGCATATGAGTTCGAGCAGCGTTTATGGACTGTATAACGGTACTGCCTTCTCTGAAGAGGCGCCCTGTCGTCCCGCCGATAGCTACGGACAGAGCAAGTTCGACGGTGAATCGATTGTGCGTCGACGCATGGCCGAAGGACTGCAGGCCGTAATCCTGCGTCCCTGTACGGTCTACGGGCCTGGATGCAACGATGGCGCGGGCAAGGTATTCTCTCGTCCCTCTGACATTCCAGGAATTCCAGGAAACGGCAAGCAGAAACTGGCAAACGTTCGCGTCGAAGACGTGAGCAACGCGGCCATCTTTCTCTCTCAGCGAGACGATGCGGCCGGGCACATTTTCAACGTATCTGACGATTCGTCCCCCACGCTTGAAGAGGCGCTACGCCTTTCGGCTCAGGTATTCCGGTCCAGGATCAAACCCATACATGTTCCGCTGGCACTGTTAAAGATCGTCGCCCGCGTTGAAGGGGTCATTGCGGCTCTTCGTGGTAAGATTCCCGATCTCGAGCTGGAAGCCGTTAAATACCTCTATTCTGATTATATAATGGATAACTCTAAACTAAAAAAACACGGATACAAACTATTGTTCCCTGCATTCGATACGTCGATGCAGGAACTGGGGGAGAGATTAAAATGA